ttatttttcaaatagtGCCTGCattgctatgaaaaaaatttccatttgattgattattagtattattatttgatgTTCATGCAAAAATTTTAAGATGATAAAAGTTCCCTGATAGTGAAATTTTGCAAGGTgcaggaaaaacatttttgttgtttattttcgttttagCTTTTATCTGACATTACGTTTGATTTGAAGCTATTTGTTTCCAGGAGGAAATAAAGTCCTGCATACTAGAAAAATTAGCAAATTTGTAAATACAGCATAACAATCTTTCATTCACAGGTACTCACAAACAGCATTGGGCGTGCCTTAGGCAAAGAATCAGCTGAAGAAATACTACAAGTTGAAGACATAAGTCAGGATTCACTGAGTTTTTCAGACTATTTTACCATTATTCAACCCAGGCTGCTTGAAGCAGGTGGTGCTGAATATGCATGCACACCGAAAGTTGCTTCAGAGATTGAAGGAATCAGCTGGATGCTCTGTGAGGGATACTACTTAAAAAACAATGATGCAGCCAACATCAGTTCTTCTGTCAATATTGATGATGTGAAGAAACTGTGGAAAATCTTCAATTTTTTGGCAAAAACATGTTGTGAAGAGAGCgtaaagaatgtgactaaattACCAATACGTGTTGACAAAGAGGAAGCTTACAGAACTGGGTCGTTGATACGCCAGTTTGTTGGTTATGATCCTATTGACATACCAGTCTTTGATCCTTGTCCTGATGACACAGGCGACAAGTTTAATGTTGATTTTGTCCAGtttttgttcattgtttccTCTGTGGCTGCTGAAATGCCAGTTGAGATGTTTCGCCTTGGTGTCAAATGTGCAGAGGAGGAAATCCTTGGCGGTGTGATCAAAAAGGTATCAGTTGTTTGAATCAGCTGTGTTAGTTTGCTTGCTAAGttcagttattttttcttcatactaatgagaaacaaaaatctttttttctgaaagttacTAATTATTGTAGGTCTGATACAACTCCGTGATATACCAAAGAATATTGGCATCCTGGGCTAGCAAAGTTAAATACACAAATCCCCCACTCTCTAATCACCATCAGTTACAGTAATGgcttaattattttgtattagaGAGGGATTCTAGCCGACTAAGTTAATAATGGgggttaatttaaaaatatgttgagATTGAAAATAGAGGGTTGTTACTGGGATAAGAGTGTTAAATTAAACTTAATATTATTGTTGTGGTTTAGCATATCATATAGAGAGATGTGTTTTTTCCTGTTATTGTATGTAGGGTTACCTTGAAAAATTTGGTAATCATGTCACCAACTGGAAAAAGCGGTGGTTCCGGCTGACAACTAAACAGCTTGAGTACTTCACGACCGACAGTGAACGAGACTTGAAAGGAGCAATAGAAGTATGTTCTGCATTAAAAACAGAGGTGTGTACAAAAAGGTCTCCCTCAGCTATAAGTGTATTTTGGGGAAAGAGAAGAGTTACTTTGATTCAGATGGATAACTGGTGGGATTGACtagattaagaaagaaaataacaaataagcactttaaaagaaagtgtATATGGCGTGCTTCTTGAACAGTTATTGAGCACATTTAGAAAAAAGATTTCATTAATCCTTTCTTTATTTGAAGTAATATGgctgttttaagaaaaagacattttgggGATTCTTAGCTTGTTGGttagatttttttccagagaaGAAATTTTCATGTGTGTAACTTGTATTTTCAGAGCCTTCCTCAACGGGGGAGTGCAAAACCATTCCGCTTTAAATTGCACACATCAGGGAAAAGTTTTGAGCTTTCAGCTACAGATCTTCGCAGCAGGAATGAATGGATTACAGGTGTACATTTGTTTCCTTCAGTATGTGGTTATTTTCAGCTTAAGATTTTGCAGACATCTCTTATTAGAAATTGATTTCTAAGATTTGTAGATATCAAGCAGCGAACTCATAATTTTTCTCctcaacaaaattaataaaaggcataataataataatctataaaacaaattataactttttaaaatcttcatcTAAATACAGACAAACCAATCTACATCTCAAATGAAATCACACCACACAGACTTCTGGTAATATTATTCATTTGGGAAATGTTTTGAACAAGAACTATAGCTCTTCTTTTTTGCATATTTGTGGACTTCTTGCAAGATATGTCAACCACAAGCATATTTCTATGAAAAtgcaatacaaaacatctttattaattcttttcaagaaattgtCAGCATTCGGCACTGCGCTTCATAAGATATATCATTCAGTACATTTATATTCTGCCTGGTTGCATGAtattaaaattatgtattttttgctATTAACACAGCAATACAAAAAGCAGCTGACTTTGGTGGACAAGAGTGTTCCTTCCAGAAATATGAgctgagggagagagaaaaattgagAAAGGCTCGGCGAGACAAAATAGCAGAAGAAGAATTTGGCAAGTCCAAGATGAT
This window of the Pomacea canaliculata isolate SZHN2017 linkage group LG4, ASM307304v1, whole genome shotgun sequence genome carries:
- the LOC112563326 gene encoding switch-associated protein 70-like encodes the protein MSLEDIRKSIWHAFTALAKGETGEVARSRLKVLTNSIGRALGKESAEEILQVEDISQDSLSFSDYFTIIQPRLLEAGGAEYACTPKVASEIEGISWMLCEGYYLKNNDAANISSSVNIDDVKKLWKIFNFLAKTCCEESVKNVTKLPIRVDKEEAYRTGSLIRQFVGYDPIDIPVFDPCPDDTGDKFNVDFVQFLFIVSSVAAEMPVEMFRLGVKCAEEEILGGVIKKGYLEKFGNHVTNWKKRWFRLTTKQLEYFTTDSERDLKGAIEVCSALKTESLPQRGSAKPFRFKLHTSGKSFELSATDLRSRNEWITAIQKAADFGGQECSFQKYELREREKLRKARRDKIAEEEFGKSKMMEALENREKMLLKEHEERLKEKFLLEKREQELEAERQKRLEVEAKLAEEEAQLEEERRRLKELEEIKATLERLLDEERQAKQDEEIVRQLQGRLLLEETEKREELERLKLEQEQLLEHERLEKAGLEDERSHQTALLEEIQRELMRLQEERLQADQKYLEAEEKIKLAELERHKMEERLRLREMSTSRSLRAPRPVPNPDPFITHRGKGAFVEADFCRRPSIDDACIPENSADENETSHGVQPSESGTCTFVEADSHDLCTYATPAYEKSDVQNETSDEIQTAESREDGNG